ACCGAGAAACTGGAGTGGGCGATGCGCTTCGCCCGCGAGGTGGAGTCCGGCAACATCCACGTCAACTGGGGCCCCCAGTGGCGGGCGGACCTGATGCCCTACGGCGGCCTCAAGGAGTCGGGCTTCGGCAAGGAGGGGCCGCGCTACGCCGTCCAGGAGATGACCGAGCTGAAGCTCGTGGTCTTCCACCTGACGGGCTGAGGGGAGGAACGGCGATGGGTAGGCGAGCGATGCGACGTTCGACGCTGGCAGCGTGCCTGGCGGTCGCGCTCCTGGGCCTGGCCCCCACGGCGTCGGCGCAGCTCCCGGCCAACGTGATGCTCCTCCGCGGGACCATCGCGTCGGCCGAGCCCGCGGCGCTGAGCGTGAAGACGAAGGAGGGTGTCGCCCGCGTGGCGCTGACCGAGAAGACCGGCTATTCCGGGGTGCTGGCGGCCAAGGTGGAGGAGATCAAGCCCGGCGAGTACGTCGGGATCACAGCGAAGCGGGGCGCGGGAGGCGGCTGGGAGGCCGTCGAGGTGCACATCTTCCCTGAGGCGATGCGCGGCCTGTCGGAGGGCCACTATCCGTGGGACTTCCCCGGGACCACGATGACGAACGCCGTCATCGCCGAGGTCGTCCAGAAGGTTGATGGCCCGCTGCTGACGCTGACCCCCAAGGGCCAGTCGGTCCAGATCCGAGTGCCGTCCTCGGCGACGATCGTGCGCGTTGAGGTTCGGAAGGCCGACGCGGTGCAGGTGGGTGCCGGCACCGTCGTGGTGGCCCGCAAGGGCGACGACGGCAGCCTGACCGCGCTCAGGGTCTACGTGGGCCAGGGTGGCGTGATGCCGCCGTTTTAAGTCGTCGAAGGGGGCCTCGCCGGCCCCCTCCGAGCCACCCCCGGGAAGGGGTTGCGCCGGCGAAGCCGGCGCTCGAACGAGGTGTAGCCAGACGCGAGTATTTCATCCGTTGCCTCTCCCCGCCGGGGAGAGGGTAGGGTGAGGGGTGAACACGTATGGCGAACGACGAGCTGTGCTGGATGTCGGCTGTCGAGCTGGCGGCGGCGATCAGGCGGAAGAAGGTTTCTCCGGTAGAAGTTGTCGATGCCGTTCTTGCCCGGATCGAGAGCCTGAACCCGAAGCTCAACGCGTACTCCACCCTGACCGCCGAGGCGGCGCGGCGGGAAGCCAGGGCCGCCGAGCGCTCGGTCATGCGCCGCGGCGCCCGGCCCGGCCCGCTCCACGGCGTGCCGTTCTCGATCAAGGACCTCCTGATCACCAAGGGCGTGCGAACCACCTGGGGCTCCAAGCTCTACGCGGACCATGTCCCGGAGGAAGACGCCCCCGCCGTCGAGCGGCTCAAGGCCGCCGGCGGGATCATGGTGGGGAAGACGAACACGCCGGCCTTCGGCTGGATCGGCGCCACGCACAACCTGGTCTTCGGGATCACCCGGAGCCCGTGGAACCTCGACCGGACGCCCGGCGGGTCGAGCGGTGGAGCGGGTGCGGCCGTTGCGGCAGGGATGGCCCCGCTGGCGGTGGGCACGGACGGGGGAGGCTCGATCAGAATCCCGTCATCGTTCTCAGGGATCTTCGGCCTCAAGCCCTCCTTCGGGCGCGTGCCGGTCTATCCCTTCAGCGGTGCCTGGAGCCTCTCCCACGCCGGCCCGATGACCCGCACCGTGGCGGATGCTGCACTCATGCTGACGGTTCTCGCGGGTCCCGACGAGCGCGACCCGCACTCGCTGCCGGCCCAGCCGACCGACTATGCCAAGGCGCTCGGAGGAACGCTCAAGGGGCTCCGCGTGGCGTGGAGCCCGAACCTCGGCTACGCGACCGTGGACCCCGAGGTCCAGACCGTGTGCGAGAAGGCGGCGCGGCGCTTCAAGGAGTTCGGGTGCAAGGTGGAGGCGGCCGACCCGGGCTGGCCGAGCCCCCACGCGGCGTGGGAAGTCATCTTCTGCGGTGGCATCGCGACCCGGCTCGCGCCGTACCTGCCTGAACGGCGGCAGGACATCGACGCGGGGCTCGTGCGGATCATCGAGGAGGCGCTGAAGTGGCCTCCCACCAGGTACGTGCAGGCCTGGTTCGACCGGCTGACGTTCTGGGATCACGTCAGGAAGTTCTTCGCCAAGTACGACCTGCTGCTGACCCCGGCGGTGGCCTGTCCGCCCTTCAAGGTAGGGCTCGACAACCCGCTCGAGATCGCCGGGCGGCCGATCCCCCCGTACGGCTGGATCCCGTTCACCT
This genomic window from Candidatus Rokuibacteriota bacterium contains:
- a CDS encoding amidase; amino-acid sequence: MANDELCWMSAVELAAAIRRKKVSPVEVVDAVLARIESLNPKLNAYSTLTAEAARREARAAERSVMRRGARPGPLHGVPFSIKDLLITKGVRTTWGSKLYADHVPEEDAPAVERLKAAGGIMVGKTNTPAFGWIGATHNLVFGITRSPWNLDRTPGGSSGGAGAAVAAGMAPLAVGTDGGGSIRIPSSFSGIFGLKPSFGRVPVYPFSGAWSLSHAGPMTRTVADAALMLTVLAGPDERDPHSLPAQPTDYAKALGGTLKGLRVAWSPNLGYATVDPEVQTVCEKAARRFKEFGCKVEAADPGWPSPHAAWEVIFCGGIATRLAPYLPERRQDIDAGLVRIIEEALKWPPTRYVQAWFDRLTFWDHVRKFFAKYDLLLTPAVACPPFKVGLDNPLEIAGRPIPPYGWIPFTYPFNLTGQPAASVPAGFTRDGLPVGLQIVGRRFDEATVLRAAASFERAQPWIGRKPTIS